The DNA window CTGTAAAGCATGTTGTGGTTACATCTGGAAGTGCACCAGTGGTACCGGAGAATGTTTGCGCTTTTGTTTGATGAGTCAAACATAAAAAACAGATAGCAAGAACAAAGAGTAGTTTTAGTTTCATATGCGTTTTGTTTAATTGCATTTTTTTAGAAAGAAGAAAGATATATGGATGTTTTTTATTTTTGTGTTTTTTGCTTTTTCAAATTACTCATATAATCGTGCAAATTATCCATTGGCACGGTTACTCCATCAACAATAATTTCGTCAAAACCAACTTTTTTCAGCATTTTTTGTACTAAGTCCGGAGGAAAAGTTTTTGATATAGTAATTGCACACAATGCATTGTTTTCAGCACTGGCGGGACTCATTCTCACTTTTTTTACACCATCTTGAGCTCTTATCAGCGTTGCTAAGCTCTCACAGTCACCTGCGTTAATATTTAAAACGAAAAAGGTCATTGTTACCAAATCACCTTCCACCGACCTCCCGGTTCCGGTTGTATATTTGAGTTTATAAGATTCTTTTTGTGTTTGAGCAACTGAAGAGATGGAAAATGCTAATAAAACCAATAGGAATATGGTTTTGGTGGAGTACAAAAATAATTTTCTCATTTGATGGTTAAATTTTTTAGTTAAAATTTGTCTAAGATACTATTAATCTGCTAAATAAGACATATTTATAGTCAAAAAAGTTGCATTCGTCTTATCGTTTTGAAGCCCCCATTAAATCATAATACATATTTGCCTTTTGTAAATCTCCTTTTTCTTTAAAATAATTTGCTAAAAAGGTGTTTAAAAACTTGTTGTTGGAGTTCAATCGAATGCATTCTTCAAAATAAGGAATTGCCGACAATGTATCCCCTTTCATGAAATAAACATTACCAATATTTACATGCAATACATCCGCCTTAATCCCTTTATCAATAGCCCCCTGGTTCAATTTTATAATTTCATCATATTTTTTTTGCTCAGCATACATCGCACTCAAAGAGAAATATGTACTAATAAAATTAGAGTCGATGGCGATTGTTTTCATGTAATATTTTTCGGCAACATCATAATTTTTCATCTTCGCCTCACAGGTTGCTAAATTAAAGTATGCTTCAACATAATTCGTATCCAATGAAATAGCTTTTTTTAGATAGGAAATCGATTTATCTGGTCGATTATAATACGTATAATAAATCATTCCTAAATTGTTCAAAGAGGAAATATAATTCGGAATAATTCGAATTGATTCTAAATAATACTTTTCAGCTTTTTGAACCTGAATACGTTTTTCCTGCAGACTCATTTTGGGGTTTTCTTTAATTTTTTGGATGCAAGCTGCTGCAATCAACGAATTGGCATGAGCGGATTCCGGAGCATTTTTTACATCGGTATCATATAACGTATACGTATCTCTCCAATCCTTGATTCGTGCAAAAGAACGTCCTCCAAAAAGCAAAATAAACACCCCTAAGGTTACTATCATTGAACTAGAAATAGCTGGAAATTTTGTTTCTTTCTTTTCATAAGAAAACTTAAACACTTTGAATAAAATCCAGGCTGCTGCAAAACACAAACCTAACGAAGGGATAAACGCAAACCGCTCTCCTACGATTCCTACCACCGGTACAACAACATTGGTAAACATAGAGATGGTAATAAAAAAGAAGATGATTCCAAATATTTCCAAGCCTTTCTGTTTAATATTCTTGAAAACATAATAACCAAAAGCAATCAATGCTACCAACACAATCCAAACAATTGGATTCCCCCAAGTAGCTACCGGTATTTGATTATAGCCGTAGTAAGAAACTAAGGGATGTGGAAAAATAAACATTTTCACATAAAAATAAATACTATACAAACCTGTTGGAATACGATCAAGAATAGTGGATCCCAAATAGAGTGGATTCTCCCAATCCAATGTTTTTCTG is part of the Bacteroidota bacterium genome and encodes:
- a CDS encoding tetratricopeptide repeat protein, whose protein sequence is MKKNKEKEKIKEEKILLEPESNEKKINRRIVLFFFFLCFLIYGKSIKNDYSMDDEFVVRNNMQVQQGVKAIPEIFRTTYVINSQKSNYEYRPIVKATFALECELFGVNPHVSHFFNVLLYALSIVLLFKVLQHFLSKYNIILPFVITTLFLIHPLHSEVVISIKNRDVILSFIGCLLSLFFYLKFVETKKYHHLFFGAFFILFGLMSKKDAMTIIAVIPFTLWFLKDVSFKRMIPIFISYALPILVYRFANKIANQNFSRKTLDWENPLYLGSTILDRIPTGLYSIYFYVKMFIFPHPLVSYYGYNQIPVATWGNPIVWIVLVALIAFGYYVFKNIKQKGLEIFGIIFFFITISMFTNVVVPVVGIVGERFAFIPSLGLCFAAAWILFKVFKFSYEKKETKFPAISSSMIVTLGVFILLFGGRSFARIKDWRDTYTLYDTDVKNAPESAHANSLIAAACIQKIKENPKMSLQEKRIQVQKAEKYYLESIRIIPNYISSLNNLGMIYYTYYNRPDKSISYLKKAISLDTNYVEAYFNLATCEAKMKNYDVAEKYYMKTIAIDSNFISTYFSLSAMYAEQKKYDEIIKLNQGAIDKGIKADVLHVNIGNVYFMKGDTLSAIPYFEECIRLNSNNKFLNTFLANYFKEKGDLQKANMYYDLMGASKR